In a single window of the Pelodiscus sinensis isolate JC-2024 chromosome 18, ASM4963464v1, whole genome shotgun sequence genome:
- the MYL9 gene encoding myosin regulatory light polypeptide 9: protein MSSKRAKAKTTKKRPQRATSNVFAMFDQSQIQEFKEAFNMIDQNRDGFIDKEDLHDMLASLGKNPTDEYLEGMMSEAPGPINFTMFLTMFGEKLNGTDPEDVIRNAFACFDEDATGFIHEDHLRELLTTMGDRFTDEEVDEMYREAPIDKKGNFNYVEFTRILKHGAKDKDD from the exons ATGTCCAGCAAGAGAGCCAAGGCCAAAACCACCAAGAAGCGCCCCCAGCGCGCCACTTCCAATGTCTTTGCCATGTTTGACCAGTCGCAAATCCAGGAGTTCAAGGAGGCTTTCAACATGATTGACCAGAACCGCGATGGCTTCATCGACAAGGAGGACCTGCATGACATGCTGGCATCCTTAG GGAAGAACCCCACCGACGAGTACCTGGAGGGCATGATGAGCGAGGCACCAGGTCCCATCAACTTCACCATGTTCCTCACCATGTTCGGAGAGAAGCTGAATGGCACCGACCCAGAAGACGTTATCCGCAATGCCTTCGCCTGCTTCGACGAGGACGCCACAG GTTTCATCCATGAAGACCACCTGCGGGAGCTGCTCACCACCATGGGGGACAGGTTCACGGACGAGGAGGTGGACGAGATGTACCGAGAGGCCCCCATCGATAAGAAGGGCAACTTCAACTACGTGGAGTTCACCCGCATCCTGAAGCACGGTGCCAAAGACAAGGATGACTAG